Proteins from one Mycobacterium adipatum genomic window:
- a CDS encoding cytochrome P450 has translation MSDFSYDPFDPAVMADPLPYYRVLRDEHPVYYLPKWDTYALSRFSDIWDALRITDGTFVASEGTLPSAAVLQRHNSGPVADPPLHPMPFHANFDSPVYESVRRCTSSPFRPRSAAGWAERIRTLANERLDELLPRGTFDLTQDYGGHVAAAMVCEFLGLPVELASEVLAAVNAGSLAQPGEGVEVANSRPGFLSYLTPIVERRRAEGADGSVPIADSLINFVLPDGSTLSDSEAATQMLGVFIGGTETVPKVTAAGLWQLAEHPDQLAAVRADLEHNVPIAREEILRYTAPAQWFARTVRRPYMIHGTTIQPGQRVITLLASAARDEREYPNPDAFIWNRPIERLLSFGHGQHFCLGVHVARLEVTILMQEWFRRVSDYRILSESASRPPSSFQWGWNSVPVDVHAEGG, from the coding sequence ATGTCGGACTTCTCGTACGATCCCTTCGACCCGGCGGTGATGGCCGACCCCCTGCCGTACTACCGGGTGCTGCGGGATGAGCATCCGGTGTACTACCTGCCGAAGTGGGACACCTACGCACTGTCCCGGTTCTCCGATATCTGGGACGCGCTGCGGATCACCGACGGCACCTTCGTGGCATCCGAGGGGACGCTGCCGTCCGCGGCGGTACTGCAACGGCACAACAGCGGCCCGGTGGCCGATCCGCCGCTGCACCCCATGCCCTTTCACGCGAACTTCGATTCGCCGGTGTACGAGAGCGTGCGCCGCTGCACCTCCTCGCCGTTCCGGCCCCGCTCGGCGGCCGGTTGGGCCGAGCGCATCCGGACGCTGGCCAATGAGCGTCTCGACGAGTTGTTGCCGCGCGGGACCTTCGACCTGACGCAGGACTACGGCGGGCATGTCGCTGCGGCGATGGTCTGCGAGTTCTTGGGTCTGCCGGTGGAATTGGCGTCCGAGGTGCTGGCGGCCGTCAACGCGGGCAGTCTGGCGCAGCCGGGGGAGGGCGTCGAGGTCGCCAACTCGCGCCCGGGCTTCCTGTCCTACCTCACACCGATCGTCGAGCGGCGCCGTGCGGAGGGCGCCGACGGCAGCGTGCCCATCGCCGACAGCCTGATCAACTTCGTGCTGCCCGACGGTTCCACATTGAGCGATTCCGAGGCGGCCACCCAGATGCTGGGTGTCTTCATCGGCGGCACTGAGACGGTGCCCAAGGTCACCGCCGCCGGCCTGTGGCAGCTCGCCGAGCATCCGGATCAGCTCGCCGCGGTGCGTGCCGATCTGGAGCACAATGTGCCGATCGCACGGGAGGAGATCCTGCGTTACACCGCGCCGGCCCAGTGGTTCGCCCGAACGGTGCGCCGCCCGTACATGATTCACGGCACCACCATCCAACCCGGTCAACGCGTCATCACGCTGCTGGCCTCGGCGGCCCGCGACGAGCGCGAGTACCCGAACCCGGATGCGTTCATCTGGAACCGGCCCATCGAACGGCTGTTGTCGTTCGGGCACGGTCAGCACTTCTGCCTCGGTGTGCACGTCGCCCGCCTGGAGGTGACGATCCTGATGCAGGAGTGGTTCAGGCGGGTCAGCGACTACCGCATCCTCAGCGAGTCCGCCTCGCGGCCTCCCTCGAGTTTCCAATGGGGCTGGAACAGTGTCCCCGTCGACGTGCATGCGGAGGGCGGCTAG
- a CDS encoding NIPSNAP family protein, protein MRKYHRHTLLYLHETIGLGSGGSDEFTERFTGVYQPMMEQLGARLFALWETTPYNGNWPQITIIWEIDAFADYARIGRAHARGGSHALAAAEWAAYLSGIGAHGEGRIMYAAPQNRSLAQLREEGFSAELVIQEIMHTKPGRQDDYIRELERLYVPWSESTGKRWLGSFTTTFRFNEVIHYWALDGGWDCFENHYPSWKDAPPAEIVTWMSVAPALRDGWEDSILAALPGSPLQ, encoded by the coding sequence GTGCGTAAATACCACCGCCACACGCTGCTGTATCTGCACGAGACCATCGGGCTGGGCAGTGGTGGGAGCGACGAATTCACCGAGCGATTCACCGGCGTCTATCAGCCCATGATGGAGCAGCTCGGGGCCCGGCTGTTCGCACTGTGGGAGACCACCCCGTACAACGGGAACTGGCCGCAGATCACCATCATCTGGGAGATCGACGCCTTCGCCGACTACGCCCGCATCGGCAGGGCGCACGCGCGTGGCGGTAGCCATGCCCTCGCGGCCGCGGAATGGGCGGCCTACCTGTCCGGGATCGGCGCGCACGGTGAAGGTCGGATCATGTACGCCGCGCCGCAGAACCGCAGCCTGGCCCAATTGCGGGAGGAGGGCTTCAGCGCCGAACTGGTCATCCAGGAGATCATGCACACCAAGCCGGGCAGGCAGGACGACTACATCCGGGAACTGGAACGGCTGTACGTACCGTGGTCGGAAAGCACCGGTAAACGCTGGCTCGGGTCGTTCACCACAACGTTCCGGTTCAACGAGGTCATCCACTACTGGGCGTTGGACGGCGGGTGGGACTGCTTCGAGAACCACTACCCATCCTGGAAGGATGCTCCGCCCGCCGAGATCGTCACCTGGATGTCCGTCGCACCCGCGCTGCGGGACGGCTGGGAGGATTCAATCCTGGCCGCACTACCGGGCTCGCCGCTGCAGTGA
- a CDS encoding SMP-30/gluconolactonase/LRE family protein has protein sequence MTVQPLANGFCFGEGVRWFEGLVWFSDMLGEAVHTVTLQGEMSTLPLPGHAPSGLGFRPDGTLLIVSTERRQILAYDGESVSLVADLGDLVPAGLGDMVVDGDGRAYVGAQAREGGVIVRLDRNNQATVVAEDLSFPNGMVITPDGTFVVAESTGRRLSAYSVDDAGALHHRRVFAAGLDGPPDGLAVDADGGVWTAMTLSHRFDRITAEGVTDRIEMGDRTAIACALGGPEDRALFLLSATDAYPDRLVGTTLSTLDVIGVDIPAP, from the coding sequence ATGACAGTGCAGCCGTTGGCCAACGGGTTCTGCTTCGGCGAAGGCGTGCGCTGGTTCGAGGGGCTGGTCTGGTTTTCCGACATGCTCGGCGAGGCCGTGCACACTGTCACCCTGCAGGGCGAGATGTCGACATTGCCGTTGCCCGGCCACGCGCCGTCCGGGCTGGGCTTCCGGCCGGATGGAACCTTGTTGATCGTATCCACCGAGCGACGTCAGATCCTGGCCTATGACGGCGAAAGCGTGTCGTTGGTGGCCGATCTGGGTGATCTGGTGCCGGCCGGTCTCGGCGATATGGTGGTCGACGGCGATGGTCGCGCCTATGTCGGTGCGCAGGCCCGCGAGGGCGGGGTGATCGTCCGACTGGACCGCAACAACCAGGCGACGGTGGTCGCCGAGGATCTGAGCTTCCCCAACGGCATGGTGATCACCCCGGACGGCACCTTCGTGGTCGCCGAGTCCACCGGCCGGCGCCTGAGCGCCTACTCCGTCGACGATGCCGGCGCCCTGCACCACCGCCGGGTGTTCGCCGCCGGGTTGGACGGTCCGCCCGACGGGCTGGCGGTGGATGCCGACGGCGGCGTGTGGACCGCGATGACACTGTCCCATCGGTTCGACCGCATCACCGCCGAGGGCGTCACCGACCGTATCGAAATGGGTGATCGCACCGCGATCGCCTGCGCGCTGGGCGGCCCCGAAGACCGCGCACTGTTCTTGCTGTCGGCCACCGACGCCTACCCCGACCGCCTGGTCGGCACCACGCTGTCCACGCTCGACGTGATCGGCGTCGACATCCCCGCTCCCTGA
- a CDS encoding thioesterase family protein: MSDCYYELLDADDPVGERFAATDLVRSTWSASIQHGAPPSALLVRALERCEQREDTRLSRVLVDLLGPVPAEGDLWVRSRRERSGAQIELITAEMFAPGPDGSPRPVARASGWRLQKQDTTEMLHSPAPALRSLAEARSRDMAKDWDSNYLHSVDWRWLTIPLADGPGESWIRPTVDVVKGETMTPLQRLFAVADDANGIGAKIDIRQWTFLNTDLVVHIHRVPEGSWIGIRAETSYGPDGIGTTLGTLFDEQGAVGAIQQSVLVRRRQSR, translated from the coding sequence GTGTCCGACTGCTACTACGAACTCCTCGACGCCGACGACCCCGTCGGCGAGCGATTCGCCGCCACCGACCTGGTGCGCAGTACCTGGTCGGCATCCATCCAGCACGGCGCCCCGCCGTCGGCGCTGTTGGTGCGTGCGCTGGAACGCTGCGAGCAGCGGGAGGACACCCGGCTCAGCCGCGTGTTGGTCGATCTGCTGGGCCCGGTGCCCGCCGAGGGTGATCTGTGGGTGCGGTCGCGCCGCGAGCGCTCGGGTGCGCAGATCGAGTTGATCACCGCCGAGATGTTCGCTCCCGGCCCGGACGGCTCGCCGCGACCGGTCGCGCGCGCCAGCGGCTGGCGGTTGCAGAAGCAGGACACCACCGAGATGCTGCATTCGCCCGCGCCGGCATTGCGGTCGCTGGCCGAGGCCCGCAGTCGGGACATGGCCAAGGACTGGGACAGCAACTATCTGCACAGCGTCGACTGGCGCTGGCTGACAATACCTTTGGCTGACGGACCGGGTGAATCCTGGATACGTCCCACGGTCGATGTGGTCAAGGGCGAGACGATGACACCGTTGCAACGGTTGTTTGCGGTCGCCGACGATGCGAACGGAATCGGCGCCAAGATCGACATCCGGCAGTGGACCTTCCTCAACACCGACCTGGTGGTGCACATCCACCGCGTGCCGGAAGGATCGTGGATCGGCATCCGCGCCGAGACCAGCTACGGGCCGGACGGTATCGGCACCACACTGGGCACGCTGTTCGACGAGCAGGGTGCCGTCGGCGCCATCCAGCAGTCGGTGCTGGTGCGCCGCAGGCAGAGTCGCTAG
- a CDS encoding HNH endonuclease signature motif containing protein: MDATHLDSFVDALIDDLTPAAVRDGDRTLFHLLDSPRRIRDDQAVVAVLAAAVTLRNLADHVIASAVAAAERAGIPARRHLRTGADLLTSIGVAPGAAYRAARVGRAAEALPALTAQQRLGGVGIEFADAVGKGVAHIESRVALSDDERAEVVRALMVQTTPSGVDKTARGIAIEKVKSHPVDDTAVPVAENTDLNDMSVVPTGDGRLSATLDLDVLTGEELLAALDPLCRPVPLPDGSPDPRPVGRRRADAFGQILRTYLSGSGRPMSGGVLPHVTLIRPTTARVDFLGFGGPISTATAELIACDSTLTTVLVDAASAPLDVGRSERLFTPAIRKGLAVRDGGCAHPGCGRPVSWCDAHHIIPWEHGGTTSLDNGVLLCRLHHTAIHHGGWQVYLGPDRHPWFIPPHAPGTPEPAHLRSHARRTMTDLPTAA; the protein is encoded by the coding sequence ATGGACGCCACCCATCTCGACTCATTTGTTGATGCGTTGATCGATGACCTCACCCCTGCCGCCGTGCGGGATGGGGATCGCACCCTGTTCCACCTCCTGGACAGCCCCAGGCGGATTCGTGATGACCAGGCGGTGGTGGCGGTGCTGGCGGCCGCGGTCACCCTGCGCAACCTGGCCGACCATGTGATCGCCTCGGCGGTCGCGGCCGCGGAGCGGGCCGGGATCCCCGCCCGGCGGCATCTGCGCACGGGGGCCGATCTGCTCACCAGTATCGGGGTCGCTCCGGGTGCGGCGTATCGGGCGGCGCGGGTGGGGCGGGCGGCAGAGGCCCTGCCGGCGTTGACGGCGCAGCAGCGTCTCGGTGGGGTCGGGATCGAGTTCGCCGACGCCGTCGGCAAGGGCGTCGCGCATATCGAATCCCGTGTCGCGTTGTCCGATGACGAGCGCGCCGAGGTTGTCAGGGCGCTGATGGTTCAGACCACTCCGTCGGGGGTGGACAAGACGGCCCGCGGGATCGCCATCGAGAAGGTCAAATCCCACCCGGTCGACGACACAGCGGTGCCAGTGGCGGAGAACACCGACCTCAACGACATGAGCGTGGTGCCGACCGGCGACGGTCGCCTCAGCGCGACCCTGGATCTTGATGTGCTCACCGGCGAAGAACTGCTCGCCGCCCTGGACCCGCTGTGCCGGCCGGTCCCGCTGCCGGACGGATCCCCGGATCCCCGACCGGTCGGGCGGCGCCGCGCCGACGCCTTCGGGCAGATCCTGCGCACCTACCTGTCTGGTTCGGGGCGCCCGATGAGCGGTGGGGTGCTCCCGCACGTCACCCTCATCCGCCCCACCACAGCCCGTGTGGACTTCCTCGGGTTCGGCGGGCCGATCAGCACCGCGACCGCGGAGCTGATCGCCTGTGACAGCACCCTCACGACGGTGCTCGTCGACGCCGCCAGCGCACCCCTGGACGTGGGACGCAGCGAACGGCTCTTCACCCCCGCGATCCGCAAAGGCCTGGCGGTCCGCGACGGCGGTTGCGCGCACCCCGGCTGCGGGCGGCCGGTGTCCTGGTGCGACGCCCACCACATCATCCCCTGGGAGCATGGCGGCACCACCAGCCTCGACAACGGGGTCCTGCTGTGTCGGCTGCACCACACCGCCATCCACCACGGCGGCTGGCAGGTCTACCTCGGCCCCGACCGCCACCCCTGGTTCATCCCACCCCATGCCCCGGGCACACCCGAGCCGGCGCACCTGCGCTCGCACGCCCGACGCACCATGACCGACCTACCCACCGCCGCATAA
- a CDS encoding flavin-containing monooxygenase, producing MSTRHLVTESICGVDDTAIAAALEQLSVPALIASVVQITGDPSIIRGPIRPVQFVQNEFQGMLDEQSKAALRRTALAAICAWRDAGCPPAPPPETAVIRELMDWIACEPVPDDNAALYLEEMDLHGRNPRAIAVHGLESPPGFSVLIIGFGASGLLAAIRLREAGIPFEVVDKNRDVGGTWFENSYPGCRVDVASHFYSYSFEHVRDFSAYYTRQPELHDYFRAVMKHHRIDDHVTWGREATCAQWDDETKRWTVTLRGADGSTEQRSASAVISGVGFLNRPLIPELPGLESFAGPAFHSARWDHAVNLRGKRVALIGAGASGFQIGPAIVDEVESLVVYQRTPQWMAPNPRYHAAVTDGERWAMRHLPGYARWYRFMLMWQSSDKMLELVRADPNWHDFPRTANASSAARREFFVNWIEEQVGDVPDLAARVTPEYPPMAKRMLQDNGSWLRCLRREHVSLVNEPITEIDENSVSTAAGRHDIDVIILATGFRASEVLCPMRVIGRDGVPISEVWDGKPGAFNGISVPGFPNFFMMAGPGTGLAHAGSVIFMLECQMRYIGSALRTLIERGKRTIEPTADAYARYNRELQDEVATLMWGHPSIEHSWYKSPDGGVYVLSPFGSVEYWKRTGVLADTDHLLG from the coding sequence ATGAGTACGCGCCACCTCGTCACCGAGTCCATCTGCGGTGTCGACGACACGGCCATCGCCGCGGCTCTCGAACAACTTTCGGTGCCGGCGCTGATCGCCTCCGTCGTGCAGATCACCGGTGACCCCTCCATCATCCGCGGTCCGATACGCCCGGTGCAGTTCGTGCAGAACGAATTCCAGGGAATGCTCGACGAGCAGAGCAAGGCTGCATTGCGGCGTACCGCGCTGGCTGCGATCTGCGCGTGGCGCGACGCCGGGTGTCCGCCGGCGCCGCCGCCCGAGACCGCAGTGATCCGCGAGTTGATGGACTGGATTGCGTGCGAGCCGGTGCCCGATGACAACGCGGCGCTATATCTGGAGGAGATGGACCTGCACGGCCGCAACCCGCGTGCCATCGCCGTGCACGGGTTGGAGTCGCCACCGGGCTTCTCGGTGCTCATCATCGGGTTCGGCGCCTCGGGTCTGCTGGCCGCGATCCGGCTGCGGGAGGCCGGAATCCCGTTCGAGGTCGTCGACAAGAATCGCGATGTCGGCGGAACCTGGTTCGAGAACAGCTATCCGGGCTGTCGAGTCGACGTCGCGAGCCACTTCTACTCGTACTCCTTTGAGCACGTCCGCGATTTCAGCGCCTACTACACCCGTCAACCCGAGCTCCACGACTACTTCCGTGCGGTGATGAAACACCACCGGATCGACGATCATGTGACCTGGGGCCGGGAGGCCACCTGCGCGCAGTGGGATGACGAGACGAAGCGGTGGACGGTGACACTGCGCGGTGCCGACGGATCAACCGAGCAGCGCAGCGCCTCGGCCGTCATCTCCGGCGTCGGCTTCCTCAACCGGCCGCTCATCCCGGAACTACCCGGTCTCGAAAGCTTTGCCGGACCGGCTTTCCACTCTGCCCGGTGGGACCATGCGGTGAATCTGAGAGGTAAGCGGGTCGCCCTCATCGGGGCCGGCGCCAGCGGCTTTCAGATCGGACCCGCGATCGTCGACGAGGTCGAAAGTCTGGTGGTATATCAGCGGACTCCGCAGTGGATGGCGCCCAACCCGCGCTACCACGCGGCCGTCACCGACGGTGAACGGTGGGCGATGCGCCACCTGCCGGGCTATGCGCGTTGGTACCGCTTCATGCTGATGTGGCAGTCCAGCGACAAGATGCTGGAACTGGTTCGGGCCGACCCGAACTGGCACGACTTCCCGCGCACCGCGAACGCGTCGAGCGCCGCCCGGCGTGAATTCTTCGTCAACTGGATCGAGGAGCAGGTCGGCGACGTTCCCGACCTCGCCGCCAGGGTCACCCCGGAGTATCCACCGATGGCCAAACGCATGCTGCAGGACAACGGCAGCTGGTTGCGCTGTCTCAGGCGTGAGCACGTGTCGCTGGTCAATGAGCCGATCACGGAAATCGATGAGAACTCGGTCAGTACCGCCGCGGGGCGCCACGACATCGACGTCATCATCCTGGCGACCGGATTCCGGGCCTCGGAGGTGCTGTGCCCGATGCGGGTGATCGGGCGTGACGGTGTGCCGATATCGGAGGTGTGGGACGGCAAACCCGGCGCTTTCAACGGCATTTCGGTACCCGGGTTCCCGAACTTCTTCATGATGGCGGGGCCGGGGACCGGGCTGGCCCACGCCGGCAGCGTGATCTTCATGCTGGAATGCCAGATGCGCTACATCGGTTCTGCGCTGCGAACATTGATCGAGCGGGGCAAACGCACCATCGAACCGACCGCCGATGCCTACGCGCGCTACAACCGCGAACTTCAGGACGAGGTCGCCACCCTGATGTGGGGCCACCCTTCGATTGAACACTCCTGGTACAAATCACCCGATGGTGGTGTGTACGTGCTGAGTCCGTTCGGGTCGGTGGAGTACTGGAAACGCACTGGTGTGCTCGCCGATACGGATCACCTGCTGGGCTGA
- a CDS encoding cytochrome P450, giving the protein MTVASTPQAREYSPFDITSHDFWSRPFDIRDQTFARLRALDGISWHRPLPTLFEIEEPGFWALTRRADLQFASQNPDLFTSAQGVALDPMPADVQKFATFFLGMDPPQHTTYRRLISSAFTPRNVRRIEEQIHANAVAIVDDLVGAGDIDFVEACSGRLPMRTISDMLGVPVADQPALAKAAEKLFSMSDDEYSSLEERAVDTINEIMLISNTGVELAKFRRANPGDDLMTSIVNAEVDGHRLTDEEIGAFLILLASAGNDTTKQSTTHAMLALAANPGQRDWLMEDFESRIGTATEEFVRWSTPVLQFARFATRDVEIAGQQINAGDKVGLFYCSANRDESVFADPHAFDLSRSPNPHVGFGAGGPHFCLGNQLAKSELRNIFRELLTRLKTIDLGEPDLLYSSFVHGIKRLPAHVR; this is encoded by the coding sequence GTGACAGTTGCCAGCACGCCGCAGGCGCGCGAATACAGCCCGTTCGACATCACCTCACATGACTTCTGGAGCCGGCCGTTCGACATTCGCGACCAGACCTTCGCCCGCTTGCGGGCACTGGACGGGATCAGTTGGCACCGGCCGTTGCCGACGCTGTTCGAGATCGAGGAGCCGGGCTTCTGGGCACTGACCCGGCGTGCCGATCTCCAGTTCGCCAGCCAGAACCCGGATCTGTTCACCTCCGCCCAAGGAGTCGCCCTCGATCCGATGCCCGCCGACGTGCAGAAGTTCGCAACCTTCTTCCTCGGCATGGACCCACCACAGCACACCACCTACCGGCGACTGATCAGTTCCGCCTTCACCCCGCGCAATGTGCGTCGGATCGAGGAGCAGATCCATGCCAATGCCGTCGCCATCGTCGATGACCTCGTCGGCGCCGGCGACATCGATTTCGTCGAAGCATGTTCGGGACGGCTACCGATGCGGACGATCTCGGACATGCTTGGGGTGCCCGTAGCCGATCAGCCCGCGCTGGCCAAGGCCGCCGAGAAGCTGTTCAGCATGAGCGATGACGAATACTCTTCACTCGAAGAGCGTGCCGTGGACACCATCAACGAGATCATGCTCATCTCGAACACCGGTGTGGAACTCGCCAAGTTCCGCCGCGCCAACCCGGGCGACGATCTGATGACCAGCATCGTCAACGCCGAAGTGGACGGGCACCGGCTCACCGACGAGGAGATCGGGGCGTTCCTCATCTTGCTGGCTTCAGCGGGCAACGACACCACCAAACAGTCGACCACGCACGCGATGCTGGCACTGGCCGCCAATCCGGGCCAGCGGGATTGGCTGATGGAGGATTTCGAGAGCCGGATCGGGACGGCCACCGAGGAGTTCGTACGGTGGTCCACCCCGGTACTGCAATTCGCCCGGTTCGCCACCCGGGATGTCGAGATCGCCGGGCAGCAGATCAACGCCGGCGACAAGGTGGGGCTGTTCTACTGTTCGGCCAACCGCGACGAGAGCGTGTTCGCCGACCCGCACGCGTTTGACCTGAGCCGTTCACCCAACCCGCACGTCGGCTTTGGCGCGGGTGGTCCGCACTTCTGCCTGGGTAATCAGCTGGCCAAGAGTGAGCTGCGAAACATATTCCGCGAGTTGCTGACCCGGCTGAAGACTATCGATCTCGGTGAGCCCGACCTGTTGTACAGCAGCTTCGTGCACGGCATCAAACGGCTGCCCGCGCACGTGCGATGA
- a CDS encoding CaiB/BaiF CoA transferase family protein: MSGPMDGFRVVELGVWVAAPAAGAILADWGADVIKIEPPAGDPARSFGRMMGLDSDLGTASNPPFQMDNRSKRSIVLDLATPDARRTAVELITGADVFLTNIRPAALARLGLDFATMATHNPQLVYGLITGYGTDGPDADRAAYDVAAFWARAGIADLLTRPGDTPPFQRGGMGDHSAGMTLAAAVCAALLARTRTGTGQLVTTSLYRQGAYTVSFDLNTLLMSGQQVAIGQRETMANPCMNNYAAGDGRRFWIVGLDVVRHWPSLCRVVGREEWLSRYPTPRDRFNGARSIIAELDAIFATRTLPEWEQVFAAEPDFFWSPINSLDDVVADDQFHAAGGIVYVPEGDSSTPMVASPADFSATPWHPRGPAPGLGEHTEEILAELGGAQGD; this comes from the coding sequence ATGTCCGGACCGATGGACGGATTCCGGGTCGTGGAACTCGGCGTCTGGGTGGCGGCCCCCGCCGCGGGGGCGATTCTGGCCGACTGGGGTGCCGATGTCATCAAGATAGAACCGCCGGCCGGCGACCCGGCCCGCTCGTTCGGTCGGATGATGGGACTCGACAGTGACCTGGGCACCGCGTCCAACCCACCGTTCCAGATGGACAACCGGTCCAAACGCAGCATCGTGCTCGATCTGGCGACCCCGGACGCGCGTCGGACCGCGGTCGAACTGATCACCGGCGCAGACGTTTTCCTCACCAATATCCGTCCGGCCGCGCTGGCCCGGCTGGGCCTGGATTTCGCGACGATGGCCACGCATAACCCGCAGCTCGTCTACGGACTCATCACCGGCTACGGCACCGACGGCCCCGACGCCGACCGCGCGGCCTATGACGTCGCCGCGTTCTGGGCGCGCGCCGGGATCGCCGATCTGCTCACCCGCCCCGGCGACACACCGCCCTTCCAGCGCGGCGGTATGGGGGATCACTCCGCGGGCATGACGCTGGCGGCTGCCGTGTGCGCGGCACTGCTGGCCCGGACGCGCACCGGCACCGGGCAATTGGTCACCACCTCGCTGTACCGGCAGGGCGCATACACGGTGAGCTTCGATCTCAACACCCTGCTGATGTCGGGTCAGCAGGTGGCCATCGGGCAGCGGGAGACGATGGCGAACCCATGCATGAACAACTACGCCGCCGGTGACGGCAGGCGGTTCTGGATTGTCGGCCTGGATGTGGTGCGGCACTGGCCGTCGCTGTGCCGCGTGGTCGGACGTGAGGAATGGCTGTCGCGGTACCCGACGCCGCGGGACCGGTTCAACGGCGCCCGCAGCATCATCGCCGAACTGGACGCCATCTTCGCGACGAGAACCCTGCCGGAGTGGGAACAGGTCTTCGCCGCAGAGCCCGACTTCTTCTGGTCGCCCATCAACTCGCTCGACGACGTGGTGGCCGACGATCAGTTCCACGCGGCCGGCGGCATCGTGTATGTACCCGAAGGGGACTCGAGCACACCGATGGTGGCCAGCCCCGCCGACTTCTCGGCCACGCCATGGCATCCGCGCGGCCCGGCGCCCGGACTCGGCGAGCACACCGAAGAAATCCTTGCCGAGCTCGGCGGCGCTCAGGGCGATTGA
- a CDS encoding phosphotransferase: MPPQVSSVAPAFGLAAHLGRGMQRIATDGVFGRARAIPRHITGLNAAYLSALLGRTVTAVSLLDGDAGTSSRARLALTGEDVPATVFVKMPAETAATRMIGELGRLASTEVRFYRELSAQLTDVPACHGATFDPVTGRFALVLEDLTADGLAVCEFPDTLHPLDADRAALVVELLARVHATFWRRLDPYPWVYSASADATSLLTGSLANASARRLERRTSIPVRTGQFVNDNYRAVASLIDRGPHTLMHGDAHPGNVYFRNGKAGLLDWQAVRRGHPSRELSYALITGMATAVRVEHQRDLLDVYREALHAEGGPHMDRDELWLRYRQAALYAYVATLITAGMGGMQAEGIALEGLGRAVSALQDLDTVCALKASL; the protein is encoded by the coding sequence ATGCCTCCGCAGGTCAGCAGCGTAGCCCCCGCATTCGGGCTGGCCGCACACCTCGGGCGCGGCATGCAACGTATCGCAACCGACGGCGTCTTCGGGCGAGCGCGCGCCATCCCCCGCCACATCACCGGTCTGAATGCGGCGTACTTGTCGGCCCTGCTCGGGCGGACCGTCACCGCCGTGTCGTTGCTCGACGGGGACGCCGGCACCTCGTCGCGCGCCCGACTGGCACTGACCGGTGAGGATGTGCCCGCCACCGTGTTCGTCAAGATGCCCGCCGAGACCGCAGCCACCCGGATGATCGGTGAGCTGGGGCGCCTCGCTTCTACCGAGGTGCGGTTCTACCGCGAACTTTCCGCCCAGCTCACCGATGTGCCCGCCTGCCACGGCGCCACCTTCGATCCCGTCACCGGCCGCTTCGCGCTGGTGCTGGAGGATCTGACGGCCGATGGACTGGCGGTTTGTGAGTTCCCCGACACCCTGCATCCGCTGGATGCCGATCGCGCGGCACTCGTCGTCGAACTGCTGGCACGGGTGCACGCCACCTTCTGGCGCCGACTTGACCCTTACCCCTGGGTCTACAGTGCATCCGCCGACGCGACCTCGCTGCTGACCGGGTCGCTGGCCAACGCCTCAGCCCGCCGCCTGGAGCGCAGGACCTCGATACCGGTGCGCACGGGCCAGTTCGTCAATGACAACTACCGGGCAGTGGCCAGCCTGATCGACCGGGGTCCGCACACCCTGATGCACGGCGACGCACATCCAGGAAATGTCTACTTCCGCAACGGAAAAGCCGGCCTGCTCGACTGGCAGGCGGTGCGCCGCGGGCATCCCTCCCGCGAACTGTCCTATGCCTTGATCACCGGCATGGCCACCGCCGTGCGGGTGGAGCACCAACGCGACCTGCTCGATGTCTACCGCGAAGCACTACACGCCGAGGGCGGCCCCCACATGGACCGCGACGAGTTGTGGCTGCGATACCGGCAGGCGGCGCTCTACGCCTACGTCGCGACGTTGATCACCGCCGGAATGGGCGGCATGCAGGCCGAGGGCATCGCCCTCGAAGGTCTCGGCAGAGCTGTGTCCGCACTGCAGGATCTCGACACGGTCTGCGCGCTGAAGGCATCTTTGTGA